In Terriglobus sp. TAA 43, a single window of DNA contains:
- the serA gene encoding phosphoglycerate dehydrogenase, with protein sequence MKIVLAEKVSPATLAVFQQEPSWKVVTADKITNLEAELADADALVVRSAVQVTAELLEHAPKLRVIGRAGVGVDNIDADAATKRGIVVMNTPGANAVAVAELTLGLMITMARQIPKANAALHNGKWEKKSLQGTELRGKTLGIVGLGRIGLEVARRARSFGMDLIGYDPFVAPVIARENGVTLVDIDTIFKGSDYLTLHVGLTPQTEGLINKHSIAIMKKGIRIVNCARGELIVDDALAEGLTTGTVGGAALDVFRQEPLKESPYFGIDNIILTPHLGGSTDEAQEAIGIQLAEQVSAYLKDGVVQNAVNVPSLSREEYVEVAPYIDLAQRLGTFLGLATPGNLENMDIAYSGRIATGKTDLIRNAVISGVLSDSDVNTINATAVANDRGIRVQEDKKEFASGGAGSVLKLTLHSAEGDASASATVLHGNAPRLLSLDGIDIEAPLTGTLLVFRNHDVPGVIGRIGTVIGEHGVNIANFALGKSVRSQRVPQGQAMAVVQIEATPEKVAELLQALRKVDAIASVRTVELS encoded by the coding sequence ATGAAGATCGTACTTGCCGAGAAGGTTTCGCCCGCCACCCTTGCCGTCTTCCAGCAGGAACCAAGCTGGAAGGTAGTCACCGCAGACAAGATCACCAACCTGGAAGCTGAACTGGCCGATGCTGATGCGCTGGTTGTCCGCTCTGCTGTACAGGTGACGGCGGAGTTGCTGGAGCATGCGCCGAAGCTGCGTGTGATTGGTCGCGCCGGTGTGGGTGTGGACAACATTGATGCGGACGCTGCAACCAAGCGCGGCATTGTGGTGATGAACACGCCGGGCGCAAACGCCGTGGCGGTCGCCGAGCTGACGCTGGGCCTGATGATCACCATGGCGCGCCAGATCCCCAAGGCAAACGCCGCGCTGCACAACGGCAAGTGGGAGAAGAAGTCGCTACAGGGCACCGAACTGCGCGGCAAGACGCTGGGCATTGTGGGCCTGGGTCGCATTGGCCTGGAAGTCGCTCGCCGTGCACGCTCTTTCGGCATGGACCTGATTGGCTATGACCCGTTTGTTGCTCCGGTGATTGCACGCGAAAACGGTGTAACGCTCGTTGACATTGACACCATCTTCAAGGGCAGCGACTACCTGACACTGCACGTGGGTCTGACCCCGCAGACGGAAGGCCTGATCAACAAGCACTCCATCGCGATCATGAAGAAGGGCATCCGCATTGTGAACTGCGCCCGCGGTGAACTGATTGTGGATGACGCGCTGGCAGAGGGTCTGACGACTGGTACTGTTGGCGGCGCTGCGCTGGACGTCTTCCGGCAGGAGCCGCTTAAGGAATCGCCGTACTTCGGTATCGACAACATCATTCTGACGCCGCATCTGGGTGGATCGACGGACGAAGCACAGGAGGCTATCGGCATCCAGCTTGCAGAACAGGTGAGCGCTTACCTGAAGGATGGCGTGGTGCAGAATGCGGTCAACGTGCCGTCGCTTTCGCGTGAGGAGTACGTCGAAGTGGCACCGTACATTGACCTGGCGCAGCGCCTGGGCACCTTCCTTGGTCTTGCGACACCCGGCAACCTGGAGAACATGGACATTGCCTATTCCGGTCGCATCGCCACTGGTAAGACCGACCTGATTCGTAATGCGGTTATCAGCGGAGTGTTGAGCGATTCCGATGTGAACACCATCAACGCGACCGCTGTTGCCAACGATCGCGGCATCCGCGTGCAGGAAGATAAGAAGGAATTTGCCAGTGGTGGTGCGGGTTCCGTGCTGAAACTGACGCTGCACTCGGCTGAAGGCGATGCGTCTGCTTCTGCTACCGTGCTGCATGGCAATGCTCCGCGTCTTCTGTCGCTGGATGGCATTGACATTGAAGCGCCGCTCACGGGCACGCTGCTTGTCTTCCGCAACCACGACGTGCCGGGCGTGATCGGCCGCATCGGCACTGTGATTGGCGAGCACGGCGTGAACATTGCCAACTTCGCACTGGGCAAGAGCGTTCGTTCGCAGCGCGTGCCGCAGGGACAGGCCATGGCTGTGGTGCAGATTGAGGCTACGCCGGAGAAGGTGGCGGAGTTGCTCCAGGCCCTGCGCAAGGTGGACGCGATTGCCAGCGTTCGCACCGTAGAACTCTCGTAA
- a CDS encoding FmdB family zinc ribbon protein, producing MPLYEYQCQNCGRTLEKRQKFSDPELTECPHCAGKLEKLLSAPAVQFKGGGWYADLYSSSKGGTKSGGDKSAAASTTSSSDSSSSSSSTTSTAAPSTASTSSTTK from the coding sequence ATGCCACTGTACGAATACCAATGCCAGAACTGCGGCCGCACGCTGGAAAAGCGGCAGAAGTTCTCTGATCCGGAATTGACCGAATGCCCGCATTGCGCCGGCAAGCTGGAAAAGCTGTTATCCGCACCTGCGGTGCAGTTCAAAGGCGGCGGCTGGTATGCCGACCTGTACTCGTCGTCGAAGGGTGGAACAAAATCTGGTGGGGATAAAAGCGCTGCAGCAAGCACTACGTCCTCGTCGGATTCTTCCTCGTCGAGCAGCAGCACCACTTCCACTGCGGCACCGAGCACTGCATCGACCAGCAGCACGACGAAGTAA
- a CDS encoding MarR family winged helix-turn-helix transcriptional regulator, whose translation MLSQEMSRTPKTPPVEDKTPMEFLIALYGMFRQMSMAPGSRSLQKIKTTPQEGRALGWLNQHGPALMSELADFMDIPLSTATSLVNRLVEKKQVVRQRSEEDRRIVRVHLTPAGQRLSQRMLEVHLEASKLLLEKLGRDDQQTLITLLRKAGYNPPAKDVC comes from the coding sequence ATGCTGAGCCAAGAGATGTCGCGCACGCCGAAAACACCGCCCGTTGAAGACAAAACTCCCATGGAGTTCCTGATTGCCCTGTACGGTATGTTTCGGCAGATGTCGATGGCGCCCGGTTCGCGTTCACTGCAAAAGATCAAGACCACGCCGCAGGAAGGCCGCGCTCTCGGCTGGCTTAACCAGCACGGGCCTGCGCTCATGTCCGAGCTGGCAGACTTTATGGACATCCCACTCAGCACTGCCACCAGCCTCGTGAACCGCCTTGTGGAAAAGAAGCAGGTTGTGCGCCAGCGCTCGGAGGAAGATCGCCGCATTGTGCGTGTTCACCTCACACCTGCAGGCCAGCGACTCAGCCAGCGCATGCTGGAAGTCCATCTGGAAGCCAGCAAATTGCTGCTGGAGAAGCTTGGCCGCGACGACCAGCAAACCCTGATCACTCTGCTGCGCAAGGCGGGCTATAACCCTCCTGCAAAGGACGTTTGTTAG
- a CDS encoding DUF6496 domain-containing protein — protein MATKKASKKSATKKSPAKKTTVKKSSVKKSATKKAPAKKTTARKVAAKKTVAKKTAAKKTTAKKAAKKSSTRKYSPAAGKQVEREMREMKEGTLKSGRSGKKVTSRKQAIAIGLSEARKAGKKVPPAPKKK, from the coding sequence ATGGCAACGAAAAAGGCAAGCAAGAAATCTGCAACGAAGAAATCCCCCGCAAAAAAGACCACGGTGAAGAAGTCATCCGTGAAGAAGTCCGCAACGAAGAAAGCTCCGGCAAAGAAGACGACTGCCAGGAAGGTTGCGGCGAAGAAGACAGTTGCAAAGAAAACGGCTGCCAAAAAGACCACCGCAAAGAAAGCTGCGAAGAAGAGCAGCACTCGTAAGTATTCGCCCGCAGCGGGTAAGCAGGTTGAGCGAGAAATGCGCGAGATGAAGGAGGGCACGTTGAAGAGTGGACGCAGCGGCAAGAAGGTCACCAGCCGCAAGCAGGCCATCGCCATCGGCCTCAGCGAAGCTCGCAAGGCAGGCAAGAAGGTGCCGCCCGCACCGAAGAAGAAGTAG
- a CDS encoding RNA polymerase sigma factor, whose translation MAQTETVLSPAEILTERRRISAGLRRQDPDLLQELINRYQHRLLRYLCSLTGRTDLAEDLFQETWIRVLERGHLYDDRGDFDAWLFTVARNRALDHFRRRSTVSLDEMMHPDEEGSAAFDPPAADLSPLEAFRLAEQACLLHATMDRLQPIHREVLQMHFYEDLTMREIAEKTGIHMPTVKSRLYRAIGFFEQFLREALTGSSVPVAAAQH comes from the coding sequence ATGGCCCAAACGGAAACTGTACTTTCCCCCGCCGAAATTCTTACCGAACGCCGCCGCATTTCCGCCGGGCTCCGCCGCCAAGATCCGGACCTGCTGCAGGAATTGATCAACCGTTACCAACACCGCCTTTTGCGCTACCTTTGCAGCCTGACCGGACGCACGGATCTGGCCGAAGACCTGTTTCAGGAAACGTGGATCCGCGTGCTGGAACGCGGCCATCTGTATGACGACCGCGGCGACTTTGATGCGTGGCTGTTTACGGTGGCACGCAATCGCGCGCTGGATCATTTCCGCCGCCGCAGCACGGTTTCGCTGGACGAGATGATGCATCCCGACGAGGAAGGTTCGGCCGCATTCGACCCGCCGGCTGCTGATTTGTCTCCGTTGGAAGCCTTTCGGCTGGCCGAACAGGCCTGCCTGCTGCATGCCACGATGGACCGGCTGCAACCCATCCACCGCGAAGTGTTGCAGATGCACTTTTATGAAGACCTGACGATGCGTGAAATTGCCGAAAAGACCGGCATTCACATGCCGACAGTGAAATCGCGCCTGTACCGTGCGATTGGATTCTTTGAGCAGTTTTTGCGGGAAGCGCTGACCGGCAGCAGCGTCCCGGTGGCGGCTGCGCAGCACTAA
- a CDS encoding SDR family oxidoreductase, protein MSETTTALETPLPTRDLSHNPKRYLVLGATSGIAEATCRIWAAEGANIFLVGRSEEKLRAMAGDLRVRGAAFVDIAATDLDRLEDHPGLLAHAITQLGGLDVAYLAFGILGDQPKAETDVAHAEQILHTNLTAPVSMLTWLANFCLKQGRGTLAVLSSVAGDRGRKSNYVYGASKAGLTAFVDGLRNRIDRDGVGVLTIKPGPVKTAMTAGMPGSEKFADVNAVAKDIANAIAKGEGGVMYVPAKWRPIMAVVRAIPDSVFKKLNL, encoded by the coding sequence ATGTCTGAGACAACAACCGCATTGGAAACACCCCTACCAACGCGCGATCTTTCGCATAACCCCAAGCGTTACCTGGTTTTAGGTGCCACCAGTGGCATCGCAGAAGCCACCTGCCGCATCTGGGCCGCAGAGGGAGCCAACATCTTCCTCGTAGGCCGTTCTGAGGAGAAACTGCGCGCCATGGCGGGCGATCTCCGCGTCCGTGGTGCGGCCTTTGTCGATATTGCCGCCACCGACCTGGATCGTCTTGAAGATCATCCCGGCCTGCTTGCCCACGCCATCACCCAACTCGGCGGCCTGGACGTGGCCTATCTCGCCTTTGGCATCCTGGGAGACCAGCCCAAAGCAGAAACGGACGTGGCCCACGCCGAACAGATTCTGCACACCAACCTCACAGCCCCGGTAAGCATGCTCACATGGCTGGCAAACTTCTGCCTGAAGCAGGGCCGCGGAACGCTGGCAGTGCTGTCGTCTGTGGCAGGTGACCGTGGCCGTAAGAGCAACTACGTCTACGGCGCGTCAAAAGCTGGCCTGACAGCTTTCGTCGACGGCCTCCGCAACCGCATCGACCGCGATGGCGTAGGGGTGCTCACCATCAAGCCCGGCCCTGTGAAAACCGCGATGACGGCAGGCATGCCCGGCAGCGAAAAGTTCGCAGATGTAAATGCCGTAGCAAAGGACATCGCCAATGCGATCGCCAAGGGCGAAGGCGGTGTCATGTACGTCCCCGCCAAGTGGCGTCCCATCATGGCTGTCGTCCGCGCCATCCCGGACTCCGTTTTCAAAAAGCTGAACCTCTGA